The Diabrotica virgifera virgifera chromosome 10, PGI_DIABVI_V3a genome has a window encoding:
- the LOC126893072 gene encoding uncharacterized protein LOC126893072: MASVTHKCVYAGCFERNDGTNNNISFFKFPLKDVERTKIWQKNCGNIDILLMDITDLIQRVICQHHFAVEHIYQSGQRKLLRKNAVPLKFTQLTTDLGDIPPVCSTYVYCGTKRKRSTSDDCMVRSTPSPKRSSSTLSDISSFEINLPTKLETELTEKVKKLEYQVNALKKKCRQKNSQCCRRTTKNKKSATKFMLQVLLENKSKYVHTFVNMQFSHKTRSQWSHNEKDLALAIYYKSPSCYKFLIRSLNFILPSVKTIQTWLRVIKLRTGLNTSLIDKLKKKAETMDELEKICVLMFDEISLKKKLEYNKLDDIIEGFQDLGALGRTNKLTNTGLVFMMRGLLHNWKIPICYFVTAIHSDNLKNIVVEVVSKLQNIGYIPKVLVCDQASNNRALFKLLGACKDQPAIEIGNQRIFTVLIHPTY, from the exons ATGGCCTCTGTAACTCATAAGTGTGTTTACGCGGGATGTtttgaaagaaacgatggaacaaataataatatatctttctttaaatttCCACTGAAAGACGTAGAGCGTacaaaaatttggcaaaaaaactgcGGGAACATTGATATTTTATTGATGGATATCACTGACCTTATACAGAGGGTAATTTGCCAGCATCATTTTGCAGTGGAACATATTTACCAAAGTGGCCAAAGAAAGTTATTAAGGAAAAATGCTGTTCCTCTAAAATTTACACAGTTAACAACTGATTTAG GTGATATCCCACCAGTATGCTCTACATACGTTTATTGCGGTACGAAACGTAAAAGATCTACAAGTGACGATTGTATGGTTAGGTCAACTCCATCGCCTAAGAGATCAAGTAGTACTCTCAGTGATATTTCCAGTTTTGAAATTAATTTGCCCACAAAACTTGAAACTGAATTGACGGAgaaggtaaaaaaattggagtatcaagtaaatgctttaaagaagaagtgccgtcagaagaacagtcagtgttgtagaagaacaacaaaaaacaaaaaatcggcaaccaaattcatgttacaggtactgttagaaaataaaagcaAATACGTGCACACATTTGTTAATATGCAGTTTTCACACAAAACTCGTTCACAATGGAGTCACAATGAAAAGGATTTAGCTCTGGCCATTTATTATAAGTCTCCTAgttgttacaaatttttaattagatctcttaactttatattaccttcagtaaaaacaattcaaacttggttgcgtgtcataaaattaagaactggtttaaacacttccttaattgacaagttgaagaaaaaagcagagacaatggatgagttggaaaaaatttgtgtgttaatgtttgatgaaatttctttgaaaaaaaaattggagtacaataaattagatgacattatagaagggtttcaagatttaggtgctttaggaagaacaaacaaacttaCCAACACAGGTCTGGTTTTCATGATGCGCGGCTTGCTACATAACTGGAAGATTCCGATTTGCTATTTTGTTACAGCAATACATAgcgacaacttaaaaaacattgtagttgaagttgtttcaaaattacaaaatattgggtATATACCAAAAGTGTTAGTGTGTGATCAAGCATCTAATAATAGAGCTTTATTTAAGCTGTTAGGCGCATGTAAGGATCAGCCTGCAATAGAAATAGGAAATCAGAGGATTTTCACTGTTTTGATACACCCCACTTATTAA
- the LOC126893073 gene encoding uncharacterized protein LOC126893073, producing the protein MEEPSRSSGSEYLPSSDDEENEEFPLIRYERISKAEGKSTKKTKKYISNNYSYKSNEISTTTTLLDQNLKPKEESFELETTSKHVDPFIVNFGKFVGPSHVKVESHFSRSQDKKTTCPYCLDNVTHFARHLIRRHCDQGAVKEFSSFPPNYHKRKLLLDAIRRQGNFVSSLSTNNIRPVRRPKEAEDVDTSLFVSCPDCMGFFRRTYLRRHRKQCPARSKCKTVKRENHLSLSQVFTVCSGVHGDFLASLRLKKEVFPIMRSDEISRTAMKDMLICSYAESLLRKHKRAQIRNVISNKMRELGRLLISLRNTTGIQLLFDALKPQFFDNIVGAVKVISGYCEETKTFQASSLALHMGTTLKQVCDIATKNIIQKSPIIICTTAEESLKDIKRLKNLIENHWTSEISSLALKNLKENNYVSPKLLPLTQDVIKFQTFVMNEAHQASDALKKNIHIKLNYRKLIESVLALTLLINRKRIGEIQYLKTETYNSTVSENQQTEFLDCLSKTEQTLCKNYKRVVTGGKGSRPVAILFPPDLQKFIELLLSFRSICVTPTNPYLFGNPNTELWLSGYHIVKKLATKADVSDTTLFTSTRLRKQIATLLQAINIG; encoded by the coding sequence ATGGAAGAACCTTCTCGATCTTCTGGGAGTGAGTATCTACCTTCAAGCGATGATGAGGAAAATGAAGAATTTCCGCTTATACGTTATGAAAGAATTAGTAAAGCTGAAGGTAAAagtaccaaaaaaacaaaaaaatatataagcaACAATTATTCTTACAAGTCTAATGAAATATCCACAACTACTACCTTGCTTGATCAAAATTTAAAACCAAAAGAAGAAAGCTTTGAATTAGAAACTACAAGTAAGCACGTAGACCCTTTTATAGTTAACTTCGGTAAATTTGTAGGACCCTCTCATGTTAAAGTTGAGTCACACTTCAGTCGTTCACAAGACAAAAAAACAACATGTCCGTATTGCTTGGACAATGTAACCCATTTTGCACGACACTTGATTAGAAGACATTGTGATCAAGGTGCTGTTAAGGAATTTTCGTCATTTCCTCCAAATTACCACAAAAGAAAATTATTGTTAGATGCTATTCGCCGTCAGGGAAATTTTGTTAGTTCCTTATCAACTAATAATATAAGACCTGTACGAAGACCCAAGGAAGCTGAAGATGTAGATACATCATTATTTGTTTCTTGCCCCGATTGCATGGGATTCTTTAGAAGAACGTATTTAAGAAGACATAGAAAGCAATGTCCTGCCAGATCTAAATGTAAAACTGTCAAACGTGAAAATCATTTATCTTTATCACAAGTATTCACTGTATGTTCAGGTGTACACGGTGATTTTCTTGCTTCTTTGCGTTTAAAAAAAGAAGTTTTTCCAATTATGCGAAGTGACGAGATTTCAAGAACTGCTATGAAAGATATGCTCATTTGCTCATATGCTGAAAGCTTGCTAAGAAAGCACAAACGTGCTCAAATAAGAAATGTTATCTCAAATAAAATGAGAGAATTGGGACGACTTCTTATAAGTTTGAGAAATACAACTGGAATTCAACTACTATTTGATGCTTTGAAACCACagttttttgataatattgtcgGAGCTGTAAAAGTTATTAGCGGATATTGTGAAGAAACCAAAACCTTTCAAGCGAGCAGTTTGGCACTACACATGGGGACCACGCTTAAACAAGTTTGTGACATAGCTACAAAGAATATTATACAGAAAAGTCCTATTATAATCTGTACTACTGCCGAAGAAAGTCTTAAAGACATTAAGCGTTTAAAAAATCTTATTGAAAACCATTGGACATCTGAGATTTCAAGCCTTGCACtgaaaaatttaaaggaaaaTAATTATGTTTCTCCAAAATTGTTGCCATTGACCCAAGATGTTATAAAATTCCAAACTTTTGTAATGAACGAAGCCCATCAAGCTTCAGATGCATTGAAGAAGAATATCCACATTAAGTTGAACTATCGAAAGCTGATCGAGTCTGTCTTAGCATTgacattattaataaatagaaagCGCATTGGGGAAATTCAGTACCTAAAAACCGAGACTTATAATTCAACAGTCAGTGAAAACCAGCAAACCGAGTTTCTAGATTGTCTTTCAAAAACTGAACAAACTTTGTGCAAGAATTACAAAAGAGTAGTGACCGGTGGAAAAGGAAGCAGACCTGTTGCAATTTTATTTCCACCGGACCTTCAGAAATTCATTGAACTTCTTCTAAGTTTCCGAAGTATTTGTGTGACTCCGACAAATCCGTATTTATTTGGTAATCCTAACACAGAGCTGTGGTTGAGTGGCTATCATATTGTGAAAAAGCTGGCGACAAAAGCTGATGTTTCGGATACAACTCTGTTTACATCAACCCGTTTAAGAAAACAAATTGCCACATTATTGCAAGCAATCAATATTGGATGA